In Stieleria varia, one genomic interval encodes:
- a CDS encoding RNA polymerase sigma factor: MHETSLSLLERLRQSSENEAWNRLAGLYTPLIRAWLRRYDVQECDANDLVQEVLLSVSKDLGKFEHRGHPGAFRGWLKAILINRLRKFWRARDHRPLARGDSDIDARLALLDDPASEMSLIWNREHDQYVLRQLLTLAEPHFEPNTWTAFCKVALEGAKPDVVAQEMGISLNAVCLAKSRVTRRLRQDSAGLIESSSSFFTKS, encoded by the coding sequence ATGCATGAAACCTCGCTTAGTCTACTCGAACGCCTTCGCCAGTCCTCAGAAAACGAGGCCTGGAATCGGTTAGCAGGTCTCTACACGCCGCTGATTCGGGCGTGGTTGCGACGATACGACGTTCAGGAGTGCGACGCGAACGACCTCGTTCAAGAAGTTTTGCTATCCGTATCCAAAGATCTCGGCAAGTTTGAGCATCGCGGGCATCCGGGCGCATTTCGTGGATGGCTGAAGGCGATTTTGATCAACCGGTTGAGGAAGTTTTGGCGAGCACGGGACCATCGTCCCCTGGCACGGGGCGACTCGGATATCGACGCTAGGCTGGCGCTATTGGACGACCCGGCTAGCGAAATGAGCCTGATCTGGAATCGCGAGCATGACCAATATGTCCTCCGGCAACTCCTGACGCTTGCGGAGCCGCATTTCGAGCCGAATACCTGGACGGCCTTCTGTAAGGTGGCATTGGAAGGAGCGAAACCGGATGTGGTAGCTCAGGAAATGGGAATTTCCTTGAACGCGGTCTGCCTCGCTAAGTCTCGTGTCACCAGGAGGTTACGCCAAGACTCGGCAGGCCTGATCGAATCGTCGTCAAGTTTTTTCACAAAGAGCTGA